DNA from Armatimonadota bacterium:
GGCGCAGCCGCCGCCGGGGTTCTCGTCCTCCTCCCCCACCTGCCATGAGCGACCTCCCCCGCCCATCTCGTCCCCCCGACGTCCAGGTCTGGAGCGACCAGCCGGGCGGCCCGACCATCCCCCCGGCCGACCCCACCGTCCCCCCGGCCGACCGGGAAGCGGTGGAGGCCGTCCTGCGCGAGGTGGAGCCGGAGTTCGGCTACCGCCGGCTGGTCGGACCGTTCGCCGCGACGGTGGCGGTCATCGCCGGGCTCATGTCGCTCTTCCACCTCTACACGGCGCGCTTCGGCGCGCTGGAGACGCTGCGCCAGCGCTCCGCCCACCTGGCCTTCGTCATGGCCGTGGTCTTCCTGCTCTACCCCATCCGGCGCCGCCACAGCGACCAGCGCCGCTTCGGCGTGCTGGACGTCGTGCAGGCCCTCGTGGCGGTGGGCGTGATGCTCTACGTCTTCGTGAACCAGGCCGGGCTGGCGGTGCGGGCCGGGCGCCTCACCCCCCTGGACCTGGCCGTGGGCGTGCTGGGGGTGCTGGTCGTCCTGGAGGCCGGGCGGCGGGTGCTGGGCGTGCTGCCCTTCATCGCCCTGGTCCTCCTGGTCTACCCCTTCGTCGGCCACCTCCTCCCCGGCGCGCTGGGCGTCCCGCCGGTGACGGTGGCCCGGGTCATCGAGCACATGTTCTTCACCACCGAGGGGGTCTTCGGCATCCCCGTGGGCGTGTCGGCCACCTTCGTCTTCATGTTCGTGCTGCTGGGCGCGTTCCTGGAGCGCACCGGGCTCGGCCAGCTCTTCGTCGACATCGCCATGGCCCTGGCCGGGTGGATGACCGGCGGGCCGGCCAAGGTCTCCGTCCTCTCCAGCGCCTTCATCGGCACGGTCTCGGGCAGCTCGGTGGCCAATGTCGTCACCGACGGGGTCTTCAACATCCCCCTGATGAAGCGCCTGGGCTACCACCCGGTCTTCGCCGGCGGGGTGGAGGCGGCCACCTCGGTGGGCGGGCAGCTCATGCCGCCGGTGATGGGGGCGGCGGCCTTCGTCATGGCCGAGTTCCTCGGCGTGCCCTACCTGACCATCGCCAAGGCGGCGGCGCTGCCGGCCATCTTCTACTTCCTGGCCATGGCGATGATGATCCACTTCGAGGCGAAGCGGCTGGGCCTGCGCGGCCTGCCGCGCCACGAGCTGCCGTCGGTGCGCGCGATCCTGTGGAGCCGCGGCTACCTGGTGGCCCCGCTGGTCTTCGTCGTGGGCTTCCTCCTGGAGGGCTACACGCCGGTGACGGCGGCCTTCTGGGGGATCGTCGTCTCGGCGGCCGTCCACGTCATCACCGTGCTCAAGACCCACCGCGGCGCGCTGCCCGTTCGTCTCGCCGCCTACCTGCAGGACATCTGGGGCACGCTGGTCTACGGCGCCCGCAACGCCATCAGCGTGGCCGTCGCCACCGCCGTGGTGGGGATCATCATCGGCGTGGTCACCCTCACCGGGCTGGGGCTGAAGTTTGTCAGCCTGACCGTCGCCCTGGGCCAGCACAACCTCTTCCTGACGCTGGTGCTGGTGGCCGTCGCCTGCACCATCATCGGCTCGGGCATCCCCACCACCGCCACCTACATCATCCTGGCGGCCATCGCCGCGCCAGCGGTGGCCCAGCTCGGCGTCCCGCCGCTGGCGGCGCACCTCTTCATCTTCTACTTCGGGGTGATCGCCGACCTGACCCCGCCCGACGCGCTGGCGGCCTACGCCGCCGCCGGCATCGCCCGGGCCGACCCGCTGCGCACCGGGCTTGCCGCCACCCGCGTGGCGCTGGCCGGCATCATCGTCCCCTTCGTCTTCGTCTACTCCCCGGCCCTGCTGCTCCAGGGGGCCGGCCTGGAAGCCGTGGTGACGACG
Protein-coding regions in this window:
- a CDS encoding TRAP transporter permease — protein: MSDLPRPSRPPDVQVWSDQPGGPTIPPADPTVPPADREAVEAVLREVEPEFGYRRLVGPFAATVAVIAGLMSLFHLYTARFGALETLRQRSAHLAFVMAVVFLLYPIRRRHSDQRRFGVLDVVQALVAVGVMLYVFVNQAGLAVRAGRLTPLDLAVGVLGVLVVLEAGRRVLGVLPFIALVLLVYPFVGHLLPGALGVPPVTVARVIEHMFFTTEGVFGIPVGVSATFVFMFVLLGAFLERTGLGQLFVDIAMALAGWMTGGPAKVSVLSSAFIGTVSGSSVANVVTDGVFNIPLMKRLGYHPVFAGGVEAATSVGGQLMPPVMGAAAFVMAEFLGVPYLTIAKAAALPAIFYFLAMAMMIHFEAKRLGLRGLPRHELPSVRAILWSRGYLVAPLVFVVGFLLEGYTPVTAAFWGIVVSAAVHVITVLKTHRGALPVRLAAYLQDIWGTLVYGARNAISVAVATAVVGIIIGVVTLTGLGLKFVSLTVALGQHNLFLTLVLVAVACTIIGSGIPTTATYIILAAIAAPAVAQLGVPPLAAHLFIFYFGVIADLTPPDALAAYAAAGIARADPLRTGLAATRVALAGIIVPFVFVYSPALLLQGAGLEAVVTTTLTGVLGVIALAAAASGYLLRPASALERVLLLLAAVSLIFHRVTWDVAGAVLLVGVALIQRLLPRAVLPARRDKPDLERAEAG